Proteins from a genomic interval of Aquila chrysaetos chrysaetos chromosome 20, bAquChr1.4, whole genome shotgun sequence:
- the HESX1 gene encoding homeobox expressed in ES cells 1 isoform X1, producing MLAEGESMASTTLRATNTSASQNLQKVSGFVENKTTPCSFSIESILGLEQKKDGIPAVKPHRPWMDACANLVLGDDSNPHLQIPVVCYENPLFCANSNPVQEEKVLKCEKYFSVTERLSFKRELSWYRGRRPRTAFTRNQIEVLENVFKMNSYPGIDIREELARKLDLDEDRIQIWFQNRRAKLKRSHRESQFLMVKNTFTSSLLE from the exons ATGCTGGCTGAAGGTGAAAGCATGGCAAGTACAACGCTACGTGCCACTAATACATCAGCGTCTCAGAATCTTCAGAAAGTGTCTGgttttgtagaaaataaaaccacaccGTGCTCGTTTTCCATTGAAAGTATTTTGGGACTGGAGCAGAAAAAAGATGGCATTCCAGCTGTGAAACCTCACAGACCATGGATGGATGCATGCGCCAACTTGG TTTTAGGTGACGACAGCAATCCTCATCTGCAAATCCCTGTTGTTTGCTATGAAAATCCTTTATTTTGTGCTAACAGTAATCCAgtgcaagaggaaaaagttttgaaatgtgaaaaatatttttcagtcactgaaagGCTATCTTTCAAACGAGAATTGAGCTGGTACAGGGGTAGAAGACCAAGAACTGCATTCACTAGAAACCAG ATTGAAgtcttggaaaatgtttttaaaatgaactccTACCCTGGCATTGATATTAGAGAAGAGCTAGCTCGCAAATTAGATTTAGATGAAGACAGGATCcag ATCTGGTTCCAGAACCGTCGTGCAAAGCTGAAAAGGTCACACCGAGAATCTCAGTTTCTAATggtgaaaaatactttcaccTCCAGCCTGCTAGAGTAG
- the HESX1 gene encoding homeobox expressed in ES cells 1 isoform X2, with protein MCPPMERTFCLCWRVKVAVWISILGLEQKKDGIPAVKPHRPWMDACANLVLGDDSNPHLQIPVVCYENPLFCANSNPVQEEKVLKCEKYFSVTERLSFKRELSWYRGRRPRTAFTRNQIEVLENVFKMNSYPGIDIREELARKLDLDEDRIQIWFQNRRAKLKRSHRESQFLMVKNTFTSSLLE; from the exons ATGTGTCCCCCAATGGAGAGAACATTTTGCCTCTGCTGGAGGGTGAAAGTAGCTGTCTGGATAAG TATTTTGGGACTGGAGCAGAAAAAAGATGGCATTCCAGCTGTGAAACCTCACAGACCATGGATGGATGCATGCGCCAACTTGG TTTTAGGTGACGACAGCAATCCTCATCTGCAAATCCCTGTTGTTTGCTATGAAAATCCTTTATTTTGTGCTAACAGTAATCCAgtgcaagaggaaaaagttttgaaatgtgaaaaatatttttcagtcactgaaagGCTATCTTTCAAACGAGAATTGAGCTGGTACAGGGGTAGAAGACCAAGAACTGCATTCACTAGAAACCAG ATTGAAgtcttggaaaatgtttttaaaatgaactccTACCCTGGCATTGATATTAGAGAAGAGCTAGCTCGCAAATTAGATTTAGATGAAGACAGGATCcag ATCTGGTTCCAGAACCGTCGTGCAAAGCTGAAAAGGTCACACCGAGAATCTCAGTTTCTAATggtgaaaaatactttcaccTCCAGCCTGCTAGAGTAG